A region from the Melanotaenia boesemani isolate fMelBoe1 chromosome 11, fMelBoe1.pri, whole genome shotgun sequence genome encodes:
- the LOC121649548 gene encoding histone H1-like gives MAEEAPAAAPAKAPAKSPKKKSAPRTKKEGPSLPKLIVAAVAESKERKGVSLAALKKVLAGKGVDVSKANKRINTAVTKLVTKGTLSQTKGTGASGSFKLAKKEPKAAKPAKKVVKKKAPAKAKKPTATKKPTAAKKTTAAKKPAAKKAAAKKSHKKAPAKKAVKKVAPAKKSPKKPAAKKPKATKKPAAKKAAAKKPAAKKAKK, from the coding sequence ATGGCAGAGGAAGCTCCAGCAGCCGCGCCGGCCAAAGCCCCGGCCAAGTCCCCGAAGAAGAAGTCTGCTCCCCGGACCAAGAAGGAGGGACCCAGCCTCCCCAAGCTCATCGTGGCCGCTGTGGCCGAGTCCAAGGAGCGGAAGGGGGTGTCTCTGGCGGCGCTCAAGAAGGTGCTGGCCGGGAAAGGGGTGGACGTGAGCAAAGCCAACAAGCGCATCAACACCGCCGTCACCAAGCTGGTCACTAAAGGCACCCTGAGCCAGACTAAAGGAACGGGGGCCTCCGGTTCCTTCAAACTCGCCAAGAAGGAGCCCAAAGCCGCCAAACCAGCCAAGAAGGTGGTGAAGAAGAAGGCTCCCGCCAAAGCCAAGAAGCCCACCGCGACCAAGAAACCCACCGCGGCCAAGAAGACCACCGCGGCCAAGAAACCCGCCGCTAAGAAGGCTGCAGCCAAGAAGTCCCACAAGAAGGCTCCGGCCAAGAAGGCCGTGAAAAAGGTGGCGCCCGCCAAGAAGAGCCCCAAGAAGCCCGCTGCTAAGAAGCCAAAGGCCACAAAGAAGCCCGCTGCCAAGAAAGCTGCCGCAAAGAAGCCCGCAGCCAAGAAGGCCAAGAAGTAA
- the LOC121649672 gene encoding histone H2A-like — protein MSGRGKTGGKARAKAKSRSSRAGLQFPVGRVHRLLRKGNYAQRVGAGAPVYLAAVLEYLTAEILELAGNAARDNKKTRIIPRHLQLAVRNDEELNKLLGGVTIAQGGVLPNIQAVLLPKKTEKPAKAK, from the coding sequence ATGTCTGGACGCGGAAAGACCGGCGGTAAAGCTAGAGCCAAGGCCAAGAGCCGCTCCTCGCGCGCAGGACTGCAGTTCCCAGTTGGTCGTGTCCACAGGCTGCTGCGTAAAGGCAACTATGCGCAGCGCGTGGGAGCCGGAGCCCCCGTCTACCTGGCGGCTGTGCTGGAGTACCTGACCGCTGAGATCCTGGAGCTGGCTGGAAACGCTGCTCGCGACAACAAGAAGACCAGGATCATCCCGCGTCACCTGCAGCTGGCCGTGCGCAACGACGAGGAGCTCAACAAGCTGCTGGGCGGAGTCACCATCGCTCAGGGCGGCGTGCTACCCAACATCCAGGCGGTCCTGCTGCCCAAGAAGACCGAGAAGCCCGCCAAGGCCAAGTAG
- the LOC121649233 gene encoding histone H3: MARTKQTARKSTGGKAPRKQLATKAARKSAPATGGVKKPHRYRPGTVALREIRRYQKSTELLIRKLPFQRLVREIAQDFKTDLRFQSSAVMALQEASEAYLVGLFEDTNLCAIHAKRVTIMPKDIQLARRIRGERA, encoded by the coding sequence ATGGCGAGAACCAAGCAGACTGCCCGCAAATCCACCGGAGGCAAAGCCCCCAGGAAGCAGCTGGCCACCAAGGCGGCCCGCAAGAGCGCTCCGGCCACCGGCGGCGTGAAGAAGCCTCACCGCTACAGGCCCGGTACCGTGGCTCTCAGGGAGATCCGACGCTACCAGAAATCCACCGAGCTGCTGATCCGCAAGCTGCCCTTCCAGCGCCTGGTCAGAGAGATCGCTCAGGACTTCAAGACCGACCTGCGCTTCCAGAGCTCCGCTGTCATGGCTCTGCAGGAGGCCAGCGAGGCCTACCTGGTCGGCCTGTTCGAGGACACCAACCTGTGCGCCATCCACGCCAAGAGGGTCACCATCATGCCCAAAGACATCCAGCTGGCCCGCCGCATCCGCGGAGAGAGAGCTTAG
- the LOC121649549 gene encoding histone H2B 1/2 → MPEPAKSAPKKGSKKAVTKTAGKGGKKKRKTRKESYAIYVYKVLKQVHPDTGISSKAMSIMNSFVNDIFERIAAEASRLAHYNKRSTITSREIQTAVRLLLPGELAKHAVSEGTKAVTKYTSSK, encoded by the coding sequence ATGCCCGAACCCGCCAAGTCTGCCCCCAAGAAGGGCTCCAAGAAAGCGGTGACCAAGACCGCTGGCAAGGGAggcaagaagaagaggaagaccaGGAAGGAGAGCTACGCCATCTACGTGTACAAGGTGCTCAAGCAGGTCCACCCCGACACCGGCATCTCCTCCAAGGCCATGAGCATCATGAACTCGTTCGTCAACGACATCTTTGAGCGCATCGCCGCGGAGGCTTCTCGTCTGGCTCATTACAACAAGCGCTCCACCATCACGTCCAGGGAGATCCAGACCGCCGTGCGCCTCCTGTTGCCCGGTGAGCTGGCTAAGCACGCCGTGTCCGAGGGGACCAAGGCCGTCACCAAGTACACCAGCTCCAAGTAA